The genomic window GGATACAGTTTTTTTAGATGAAGAGAAACTGAAGGCTGCAATTACAAAGAAACAGCCTATATCTGATGAAATCGATGTGGCAATAGCCCAAGCATTAATGGATTATGACACAACTTTCAAAGGACTGGTGGATAAATGACCGTAAAGTATCTTGAAGCTAGAGATATCATAAAAATGAATGTGATCCAGATAAAGAAATACTCTCCTAATGAACCAATTGGTGTAAAAGATC from Enterococcus sp. DIV1094 includes these protein-coding regions:
- a CDS encoding addiction module antitoxin → MPIKERKFREVGNSVVLTISKDFLKENGLKPGDTVFLDEEKLKAAITKKQPISDEIDVAIAQALMDYDTTFKGLVDK